The following is a genomic window from Lysinibacillus sp. JNUCC-52.
TTTGCCCCAGCGCGCAGTAGCTGCCCCACATAAGAGTATGTAGCCCAATAAACAAACATATGATCCGGTTTATTTGGAATCATTATACGAACATCAATACCTGAAAGTGTAGCAATTTTAATGGCATCTAAAAAACTAACATCTGGAATAAAATAAGGAGTTTGAATATAAATATATCTTTTCGCCATATTAATAAGTTTTAAATAACCTATTTTAATTTGTTCCCACTCAGAGTCTGGACCGCTTGAAACGATTTGTAAGCCTACATCACCTTTTTTCGGAATCGCTGGGAAGTAGCGATCTGAATAGCCCATTTTTTGCTGTGCACAAGCTTGATTCCAATCTAGCAAAAAGCGTGTTTGTAGCGGATGGACGGCACTACCTTCAATGCGTAAATGAGTATCTCTCCAATAGCCAAATTTCTTTTGGAGTCCAAGATATTCATCTCCTACATTAAAGCCACCAATATAACCAATACGACCATCAATAACTACGATTTTACGGTGATTTCTAAAATTTAGACGTGGATTGAGTAGTGGGAATATGGAGGGGAAGAACACTTCAACCTCACCGCCCGCTGCAAGAAGTTCTTTGAAATGTCTTCTTTTAACATTGCGGGAGCCCATTTCATCATACAAGAGCCTCACTTTTACCCCTTGTTTTGCCTTTTTGATCATTGCGTCGACAAGACGCGTACCTAAATTATCTAAACGAAAGATATAATATTGAATGTGGATATGGTCTTTTGCTGCTTCAATATCTCTTATTAGCTGTTCAAACTTGTCCGCACCATCATCAAAAATAGCAATATGGTTGTCTTGTGTTAGTACGGCATTATTCGTTTTTAAATGCATGTAAATCATCTCTTTATAATTTTCAGCATTTTCAATGCGAAACTCGAATGTATCCTCTCGAATCGTATCAATTTGGTAGCTAATCAGGTTATCTATCCCAATATCTTTGCGTCCTTCCCACCGAAACAAATGCTTCTTCCGCAGTTGCCTGCCGACTAGTAAATATAAAATAAATCCAACTAATGGCAAGAAAAATAGGACAAGAATCCATGCCCATGTAGAAGTGGCATCTTTACGTTCTAAAAAAATAATGGTCATCGCTGATAAGATGTTAAAGATTAATACTAAAGGTACTAGATATTCTACATCTGTAAAAATGCTCATTCCTG
Proteins encoded in this region:
- the cls gene encoding cardiolipin synthase, which translates into the protein MSIFTDVEYLVPLVLIFNILSAMTIIFLERKDATSTWAWILVLFFLPLVGFILYLLVGRQLRKKHLFRWEGRKDIGIDNLISYQIDTIREDTFEFRIENAENYKEMIYMHLKTNNAVLTQDNHIAIFDDGADKFEQLIRDIEAAKDHIHIQYYIFRLDNLGTRLVDAMIKKAKQGVKVRLLYDEMGSRNVKRRHFKELLAAGGEVEVFFPSIFPLLNPRLNFRNHRKIVVIDGRIGYIGGFNVGDEYLGLQKKFGYWRDTHLRIEGSAVHPLQTRFLLDWNQACAQQKMGYSDRYFPAIPKKGDVGLQIVSSGPDSEWEQIKIGYLKLINMAKRYIYIQTPYFIPDVSFLDAIKIATLSGIDVRIMIPNKPDHMFVYWATYSYVGQLLRAGAKVYIYEKGFIHAKAIIIDDEASTVGTANIDVRSFSLNFEVNAFIYDSTISHQLAELFEKDILDCTELTWEMYQNRSNMIKFKESISRLLTPVL